Proteins from a genomic interval of Crassostrea angulata isolate pt1a10 chromosome 7, ASM2561291v2, whole genome shotgun sequence:
- the LOC128155450 gene encoding ubiquitin-conjugating enzyme E2 G2-like: MAGSALKRLMAEYKQLTLNPPEGIIAGPLDEENFFEWEAYIMGPEGTCFEGGVFPSRLTFPPDYPLSPPKMKFTCDLFHPNIYPDGRVCISILHAPGDDPMGYETSAERWSPVQSVEKILLSVVSMLAEPNDESAANVDAAKTWRENREKFMEIAHRTVKQSLGL; the protein is encoded by the exons atggcCGGATCAGCCCTAAAAAGGCTGATGGCAGAATATAAAC aaTTAACTTTAAATCCACCAGAAGGAATTATAGCTGGACCACTGGATGAAGAAAACTTTTTTGAATGGGAAGCATatattat GGGCCCAGAAGGAACATGTTTTGAAGGAGGGGTCTTTCCTTCTCGTTTAACTTTTCCTCCAGATTACCCATTGAGTCCACCTAAAATGAAATTTACCTGTGATTTGTTTCACCCAAACA TATACCCGGATGGAAGAGTGTGCATCTCTATCCTACATGCCCCCGGGGATGATCCTATGGGGTATGAAACTAGTGCTGAACGCTGGAGCCCAGTGCAAAGTGTAGAAAAAATCCTGCTTTCTGTTGTCAGTATGCTGGCAG AACCCAATGATGAAAGTGCAGCAAATGTAGATGCAGCAAAAACATGGAGAGAAAACAGAGAGAAGTTTATGGAGATAGCTCATAGAACTGTCAAGCAATCATTAGGGTTATAG